In Aegilops tauschii subsp. strangulata cultivar AL8/78 chromosome 3, Aet v6.0, whole genome shotgun sequence, one genomic interval encodes:
- the LOC109782522 gene encoding subtilisin-like protease SBT1.5 produces MPRHLLPLLPLLLVAAAGASGGDTGGERTYIVRVDADAKPSAFPTHAHWYESAVLAASGGGGGWPEGGPLIHTYSAALHGFSARMSPSAAAALAGAHGVAAVLPERVRHLATTRSPRFLGMLSSPPSAILADSDFGSDLVIAVIDTGISPAHRSFRDRGLGPVPPRWRGVCASGPGFPPGSCNRKLVGARFFSAGYEATSGRMNETAEVRSPLDNDGHGTHTASIAAGRYVFPASTLGYARGVASGMAPKARLAAYKVCWVGGCFDSDILAAFDAAVADGVDVVSLSVGGAVVPYYLDAIAIGAFGATEAGIVVSASAGNGGPGGLSVTNVAPWMTTVGAGSMDRAFPANVRLGNGQVLDGVSVYGGPVLQSGKMYELVYAGATSYSASTCLDGSLDQAAVRGKIVVCDRGVNSRAAKGDVVHRAGAAGMVLANGAFDGEGLVADCHVLPATAVGAAAGEKLRKYIASSTPQKPATGTILFQGTHLGVHPAPVVAAFSARGPNPQSPETLKPDLIAPGLNILAAWPSGVGPAGIPSDGRRTEFNILSGTSMACPHVSGLAALLKAAHPTWSPAAIKSALMTTAYTRDNSNGTMTDESTGKVADVFDFGAGHVDPMRAMDPGLVYDIAPLDYLNFLCNLNYTEQNIRAITRRQADCRGARRAGHAGNLNYPSLSATFVADGAKARMRTHFIRTVTNVGGGRSAYRATVRAPEGCNVTVRPDRLAFRRDGQKLSFTVHVEAAARAKMEPGSSLVRSGALTWSDGRHAVVSPIVVTLQAPVQ; encoded by the coding sequence ATGCCGCGCCATCTGCTCCCGCTGCTGCCcctcctcctcgtcgccgcgGCGGGCGCCTCCGGCGGGGACACGGGAGGGGAGAGGACGTACATCGTGCGGGTGGACGCCGACGCGAAGCCGTCGGCTTTCCCGACCCACGCGCACTGGTACGAGTCGGCGGTGCTGGCGGCGTCCGGGGGCGGCGGGGGGTGGCCGGAGGGCGGCCCGCTGATCCACACCTACTCCGCCGCCCTCCACGGGTTCTCGGCGCGGATGTCGCCGTCGGCCGCGGCGGCGCTGGCCGGCGCCCACGGGGTGGCGGCCGTGCTGCCGGAGCGCGTCCGCCACCTCGCCACCACGCGCTCGCCACGGTTCCTCGGGATGCTCTCCTCCCCGCCCTCGGCCATCCTCGCCGACTCCGACTTCGGCTCCGACCTCGTCATCGCCGTCATCGACACCGGCATCTCGCCCGCGCACCGCAGCTTCCGCGACCGCGGCCTCGGCCCCGTCCCGCCCAGGTGGCGCGGGGTGTGCGCGTCCGGGCCCGGCTTCCCGCCCGGCTCCTGCAATCGGAAGCTCGTCGGGGCGCGCTTCTTCTCCGCGGGCTACGAGGCCACCTCCGGCCGGATGAACGAGACCGCCGAGGTCAGGTCGCCGCTCGACAACGACGGCCACGGCACCCACACGGCGTCCATCGCCGCGGGCCGCTACGTGTTCCCGGCGTCCACCCTCGGCTACGCGCGCGGCGTGGCATCCGGGATGGCGCCCAAGGCTCGCCTCGCCGCGTACAAGGTGTGCTGGGTGGGCGGCTGCTTCGACTCCGACATCCTCGCGGCCTTCGATGCCGCCGTCGCTGACGGCGTCGACGTTGTTTCTCTCAGCGTCGGCGGTGCCGTGGTGCCGTACTATCTGGACGCCATCGCAATTGGGGCATTCGGCGCTACAGAGGCTGGCATCGTCGTGTCCGCTTCGGCCGGCAATGGCGGCCCAGGTGGTCTCTCTGTGACCAATGTGGCGCCCTGGATGACCACCGTAGGCGCCGGGTCCATGGACCGCGCCTTCCCGGCTAACGTGCGTCTCGGCAACGGCCAAGTGCTCGACGGCGTGAGCGTGTACGGCGGGCCGGTGCTCCAGTCCGGCAAAATGTACGAGCTGGTGTACGCGGGGGCAACCAGTTACTCGGCGTCGACGTGCCTCGACGGGTCGCTGGACCAGGCGGCCGTGCGCGGGAAGATCGTGGTGTGCGACCGCGGCGTGAACTCGCGCGCCGCCAAGGGCGACGTGGTTCACCGCGCGGGCGCCGCCGGGATGGTGCTTGCCAACGGGGCGTTCGACGGGGAGGGCCTGGTAGCCGACTGCCATGTCCTGCCAGCCACCGCCGTGGGTGCAGCCGCCGGCGAGAAGCTCCGTAAGTACATCGCGTCGTCCACCCCGCAGAAGCCGGCCACGGGCACCATCCTGTTCCAAGGCACCCACCTCGGCGTGCACCCAGCGCCGGTGGTGGCGGCGTTCTCGGCGCGCGGCCCGAACCCCCAATCTCCAGAGACACTGAAGCCGGACCTGATAGCCCCCGGCCTGAACATCCTCGCCGCGTGGCCCAGCGGCGTGGGCCCGGCAGGCATCCCCTCGGACGGCCGGCGCACGGAATTCAACATCCTCTCCGGCACGTCCATGGCCTGCCCGCACGTCTCCGGCCTCGCGGCGCTGCTCAAGGCGGCGCACCCGACGTGGAGCCCCGCGGCCATCAAGTCGGCGCTCATGACCACGGCCTACACAAGGGACAACAGCAACGGCACCATGACCGACGAGTCCACCGGCAAGGTGGCGGACGTGTTCGACTTCGGCGCGGGGCACGTGGACCCGATGCGCGCCATGGACCCGGGCCTCGTCTACGACATCGCGCCCCTGGACTACCTCAACTTCCTCTGCAACCTGAACTACACGGAGCAGAACATCCGGGCGATCACGCGGCGCCAGGCCGACTGCCGGGGCGCGCGCCGCGCCGGCCACGCCGGCAACCTCAACTACCCGTCCCTGTCGGCCACGTTCGTGGCGGACGGCGCGAAGGCGAGGATGAGGACCCACTTCATCCGCACGGTGACCAACGTGGGCGGCGGCAGGTCGGCGTACCGCGCCACCGTGAGGGCGCCCGAGGGGTGCAATGTCACGGTGCGGCCCGACCGGCTGGCGTTCCGGCGCGACGGGCAGAAGCTCAGCTTCACGGTGCACGTGGAGGCCGCGGCGCGGGCGAAGATGGAGCCCGGGAGCTCCCTGGTGAGGAGCGGGGCGCTGACGTGGAGCGACGGCCGGCACGCCGTCGTGAGCCCGATCGTGGTGACACTGCAAGCGCCAGTGCAGTAG
- the LOC109782520 gene encoding signal peptide peptidase-like 3, which translates to MHARPPAHTHDAPAQARYRQGRTTYVRATASPVLRAPVYPAMAVASPRRGRGRGGAVALLLLPVLLLAPGVAGFNTEFEEDKSPKLPRCDNPFQKVKVVYWVDGEQMSALIGMTARFGGMVPDTASAAERLPAVIPSSKTGCQKSPQAIKPLSLPLAGNIAVTERGECTYLEKANAAASSGAKALIMANDIDDVGKMVCSKNDTALDFKIPVVIVSRSSGLKIFEAMDGAKKVEMQLYSPNKAAFDGAIPFLWLMAVSTTACAAVWTAVVVGEEEKKAPSGDGEGDQEAAKPEEPEIVELQAETAFVFVIVSSCVLLFLFFFNSIWSAWLMVGLFCLGGLQGLHFLASTLIVRACKKCGDTKIKLPAVGNVTAVTLVVLPIALFIVIMWATHQTSPFAWVGQNLMGIGMMILVLQIVQMPNIKVASALLISAFLYDIFWVFISPLIFKKSVMITVAKGTDNGPSLPMVLKMPKEFDVWNGYDMIGFGDILFPGLLVAFSFRYDRTHGKGVANGYFPYVMIGYAFGLSFTYVGLYLMKSGQPALLYLVPCTLGTIAALGAQRGELSQLWNAKA; encoded by the exons ATGCATGCCCGCCCGCCCGCGCACACACACGACGCGCCCGCGCAGGCCCGCTATCGCCAGGGACGAACGACGTACGTGCGTGCGACGGCGTCTCCGGTCCTACGCGCGCCGGTCTACCCAGCCATGGCTGTCGCCTCCCCTcgccgcggccgcggccgcggcggcgccgtcgctctcctcctcctccccgtccTCCTCCTGGCGCCGGGCGTGGCAGGCTTCAACACCGAGTTCGAGGAAGACAAATCGCCCAAGCTCCCCCGCTGCGACAACCCCTTCCAGAAG GTGAAAGTGGTGTACTGGGTGGACGGCGAGCAGATGAGCGCCCTGATCGGGATGACGGCGAGGTTCGGCGGGATGGTGCCGGACACGGCGTCCGCCGCTGAGAGGCTCCCCGCCGTGATTCCCAGCTCCAAGACCGGCTGCCAGAAGTCCCCCCAGGCAATTAAACCACTCTCCCTGCCG CTGGCTGGCAACATCGCCGTGACGGAGCGCGGCGAGTGCACGTACCTCGAGAAGGCGAACGCGGCCGCGTCCAGCGGCGCCAAGGCGCTGATCATGGCCAACGACATCGACG ATGTGGGGAAGATGGTGTGCAGCAAGAACGACACGGCGCTCGACTTCAAGATCCCGGTCGTGATCGTGTCGCGGTCTTCCGGGCTCAAGATCTTCGAGGCCATGGACGGCGCGAAGAAGG TGGAGATGCAGCTCTACTCGCCGAACAAGGCGGCTTTCGACGGCGCCATCCCTTTCCTCTGGCTCATGGCCGTCAGCACCACCGCCTGCGCCGCCGTCTGGACCGCCGTGGTCGTCGGCGAGGAG GAGAAGAAGGCTCCTTCGGGGGACGGCGAAGGAGACCAGGAGGCTGCCAAACCCGAGGAGCCTGAGATCGTGGAGCTGCAGGCCGAGACGGCGTTCGTGTTCGTCATCGTGTCCTCCTGCGTCctgctcttcctcttcttcttcaactCCATCTGGTCCGCCTGGTTGATGGTCGGGCTCTTCTGCCTCGGCGGCCTCCAG GGCTTGCACTTCCTTGCGTCGACACTCATTGTCAG AGCATGCAAGAAGTGCGGCGACACGAAGATAAAGCTCCCGGCGGTCGGGAACGTGACGGCGGTGACGCTCGTCGTGCTGCCGATAGCGCTGTTCATCGTCATCATGTGGGCGACGCACCAGACCTCGCCGTTCGCCTGGGTTGGCCAGAACCTCATG GGCATTGGCATGAtgatcctcgtgttgcaaatagTGCAAATGCCAAACATAAAA GTTGCGTCGGCGCTTCTGATCAGCGCGTTTCTCTACGACATATTCTGGGTGTTCATCTCGCCCTTGATATTCAAGAAGAGCGTCATGATCACG GTTGCCAAGGGCACGGACAACGGGCCGAGCCTGCCGATGGTCCTGAAGATGCCCAAGGAGTTCGACGTGTGGAACGGCTACGACATGATCGGCTTCGGGGACATCCTCTTCCCTGGGCTCCTCGTCGCCTTCAGCTTCAG ATATGACAGAACACACGGCAAGGGTGTGGCCAACGGTTATTTCCCCTACGTCATGATCGGCTACGCATTTG GCCTGTCATTCACGTATGTTGGCCTGTACCTGATGAAGAGCGGCCAGCCGGCCCTGCTCTACCTCGTCCCCTGTACCCTAG GAACCATCGCTGCGCTGGGCGCGCAGAGAGGGGAGCTCAGCCAGCTCTGGAACGCCAAGGCATAG